The Quercus robur chromosome 3, dhQueRobu3.1, whole genome shotgun sequence DNA segment AAGGTCAGGTCCTCACCGATCTAgtagctgaatttgcggagccCACACTAGAAGGAAAGGAAGGGTCAGGATGACTAAGTCCTGATGGGAAACTGATCAGCACAATCTCTTAGCAAGAACACAATTGGTGGAAAGCACACATCGACGGTGCAGCCAACCAAAGGGGCTTAGGGGTGGGGCTCGTTCTGGTCTCCCCTGAAGGGATAACCATCGAAAAATCGTTGAGGCTTGGATTCTCTGCCACGAAtaatgaagccgagtatgaggtaCAATTGGAAGAAATGTCAATGATCCAGAAACTGGGTGGAAAATTCGTGAACATGTTTTCGGATTTGAGACTCATCGTGGGACAAGTAAATGGGGAGTTGGAGgcgaaggatgaaagaatgcaagagtatctcGTCCAAGTTAAGCACCTGCAGACCCATTTCTATCACTTCCATCTGGTGCATGTATCCAGGAGCAGGAATACCCATGCTGATTCTCTCGTGACGCTCACCACCTCCTTGGCTCAGCCACTTCCTCAGGTTATTTTAGTAGAAGATCTCTACCGTCCAACAACGGAGAAGGCCAATGGAATACGGGTCCACAACGTCAGGGCtggacctagctggatggatcctctGGTGCTGTTCTTAAAGCACGACACCTTACCAGACGATAAGAATGAGGCCGACAAGATCAGGAGGAAAGCttctcgattctggttgtccgaggactccaaactATACAGGCGCTCGTTCTcagggccatacttgctgtgtgtgcacccagagGCTACTGAACTCATCTTggaggagttacatgaaggaatttgcggaAGTTATACGGGGGGTAGGTTCTTGTCCCATAGGTCCATAACGTTGGGTTACTGATGGTCGAGCATGCATAAAGAGGTGCACgaatatgtgaagaaatgcgaccagtgccaaaggttcgccccgAATATACACCAGCCAGGCGAAAAACTTAACCCGCTGTCCAacccttggccattcgcacaatggagCCTAGACATCCTAGGACCATTCCCCAAAGCGGCAGGGAACAAGAGATTTCTTCTTGTCGGCactgattatttcacaaaatgggtcgaAACTGAGGCattggcaaacattagggacgtTGATGCCAAgaagtttatttggaaaaatatcaTCACTAGGTTCGGGACCGCCCACACACTGATCTCGGACAACGGCCTCTAGTTTGACAGCAAAGCCTTCAGAAGATACTGTAATGAGCTGGGAATTACCAACAAATACTCCACGCCGGCTTACCTACAGGGTAATGGGCAGGCAGAAGCCGTCAACAAAACTATAGTGAATGGGCTGAAAAAGAGGTTAGACGACGCGAAAaggaggtgggttgaagagttggcccatgtcttgtggacaTACCGCACCACACCTCGCAGGTCCACGgaagaaacccccttttcgatgacctACGGAGCTGAGGCTGTCATTCCACTGGAGATAAACTTCCCAACACAAAGGACCACTGCCTTCTGCCCCATTGCCAACAATGGACTTCTGGAAAAAATCTTGGACCTCAtcgaagaaagaagggaaagcgCAATGGTCCACCTAGCATActatcagcaaaagctcaagcaaggttacgATGCCAAGGTGAAGCTAAGGCCCTTGGCGCCCGGGGATCTGGTATTGAGGAAGGTCCTGGGCACTGCGAGAAACCTTGCGTGGGGAAAACTCGGACCAAATTGGGAAGACCTATATCGTATCACCTCCATAGCCGGCATAGGAGCctactttttggaagatttggatgaacatgtagtgccccacccttggaatgtaaataacctgaaaatgtactGTTATTAATAAAAGACATAATTCTTGGCGCCACACTATTGTACAGCCATTTtcattaagtgttaaacagaacctaagtactgcctggctcctcagaccacaggcttgggggaaattaaccttgaAGCCATtttctctaagtgttaaacagaacccaagtactgcctggctcctcggaccacaggcttgggggaaattaaccttgaagccattttcattttcgctaagtgttaaacagaacccaagtactgcctggctcctcggaccacaggcttaggggaaattaaccttgaAGCCATTTTtgcaagtgttaaacagaacccaagtactgtctggctcctcagaccacaagcttggggaaaattaaccttgaagccattttcattttcgctaagtgttaaatagaacccaagtactgcctagctcctcggaccacaggcttaagggaaattaacCTTGAAGCCATTTttgctaagtgttaaacagaacccaagtattgcttggctccttggaccacaggctttggggaaattaaccttgAAGCCATTttcgctaagtgttaaacagaacccaagtactgcctggttcctcggaccataggcttgggggaaattaatcttGAAGCCATTttcgctaagtgttaaacagaacccaagtactgcctggctcttcggaccacaggtTTGGAGGAAATTAACCTGGAAGCAGTTTTACCTAATCATTGACTATCACTTTTTACACATTGATTATCATTTTTTACACATTCACTCATTCATGCTTGGTTCTCAACAGTTAGTGGCAGAATAGATATTCATTTATGATGAAAGCAGAAAAGGTATCAGTGcaacaaaatttaaaggaaaatgaCATCATTCATTGAAATCCAAAAGCGTTCTTTCACATACATTAACAGTACAAAATGTAAGGATTAAAGAAAATAGCTACAGATAAAGTCCTACACTACTTTCCTAAATCCTAACCCTGAGTAGGCTCAGGTTGATAATCTCTTGCCTGAGGTCCCGGAACAACCTCCTTGGCTTACACGACAACATCCCTGATTGAGAGACTGACCTCAGGCGATTTATCCTTCGCGGCCGGCTGCGTCCCCTCAGCTTCAGGCATATGGGAGTTCGAAGTTAGGTCCTTCGTAGGAA contains these protein-coding regions:
- the LOC126719801 gene encoding uncharacterized protein LOC126719801 produces the protein MSSPDADEVLLAYIAVASHAVSLVLIREENGTQRPIYYVSKSLHEAETRYLPLKKAILAIVQATRKLPHYFQAHTVVVLTQLLLRSILRNTDYTGRIAKWGTILGAFDIRYMPRTAVKGQQEHNWWKAHIDGAANQRGLGVGLVLVSPEGITIEKSLRLGFSATNNEAEYEVQLEEMSMIQKLGGKFVNMFSDLRLIVGQVNGELEAKDERMQEYLVQVKHLQTHFYHFHLVHVSRSRNTHADSLVTLTTSLAQPLPQVILVEDLYRPTTEKANGIRVHNVRAGPSWMDPLVLFLKHDTLPDDKNEADKIRRKASRFWLSEDSKLYRRSFSGPYLLCVHPEATELILEELHEGICGSYTGGRFLSHRSITLGY